In Streptomyces sp. NBC_00483, a single window of DNA contains:
- a CDS encoding LysR family transcriptional regulator, whose protein sequence is MPPANVEPRLLRAFLAVADELHFTRAAARLYVAQQALSRDIRRLERELGVDLFGRTTRQVTLTTDGARLLPHARRVIAAQDELLTAFTGPAATDRPLLVDINSPGLAHERVLARARELAPDHELMARYESGLTGAAAELLAGRLDVSFGRFAGLDPAVRARLSQQPVRYEPMAIMLPDDHPLAALDAVPLGLLAGESVYAGAGNPRTPEWTDLARQLFEGRGIRVAPPAPLAIGKKEFRRIMDKYRNPVLTGVDFPAMPGSVLRPLVDPVPLSPVSLVWRKGRKHPGIAALRAAATAVAAENGWLERPAEAWIPATDVQIMLSRE, encoded by the coding sequence ATGCCTCCAGCGAACGTCGAACCCCGCCTGCTGCGCGCCTTCCTCGCCGTCGCCGACGAGCTGCACTTCACCCGCGCCGCCGCCCGGCTCTACGTCGCCCAGCAGGCGCTCAGCCGCGATATCCGGCGCCTGGAGCGGGAGTTGGGCGTCGACCTCTTCGGCCGCACCACCCGGCAGGTGACGCTCACCACGGACGGGGCCCGGCTGCTGCCGCACGCGCGGCGCGTGATCGCGGCGCAGGACGAGCTGCTCACGGCCTTCACCGGGCCCGCCGCCACCGACAGGCCGCTGCTCGTCGACATCAACAGCCCGGGTCTCGCGCACGAGCGGGTGCTCGCGCGCGCCCGTGAACTCGCCCCGGACCACGAGCTGATGGCCCGCTACGAGAGCGGCCTGACCGGCGCCGCCGCCGAACTCCTGGCCGGGCGGCTCGATGTGTCCTTCGGCCGGTTCGCCGGGCTCGACCCGGCCGTGCGCGCGCGGCTCTCCCAACAGCCCGTGCGCTACGAGCCGATGGCGATCATGCTGCCCGACGACCATCCGCTGGCGGCGCTCGACGCCGTGCCCCTTGGCCTTCTGGCCGGTGAGTCGGTCTACGCGGGCGCCGGCAACCCCCGCACACCCGAATGGACCGATCTGGCCCGGCAGTTGTTCGAGGGCCGGGGCATCCGTGTCGCGCCGCCGGCGCCGCTCGCCATCGGCAAGAAGGAGTTTCGGCGGATCATGGACAAGTATCGAAATCCGGTCCTCACCGGAGTGGATTTTCCGGCCATGCCGGGTTCGGTGCTGCGACCGCTCGTCGACCCCGTGCCACTGTCACCCGTGTCACTCGTGTGGCGAAAGGGGCGTAAACACCCCGGAATCGCGGCACTTCGGGCCGCCGCGACCGCCGTCGCGGCGGAGAACGGATGGCTTGAACGCCCCGCGGAGGCGTGGATTCCAGCCACAGATGTGCAGATTATGTTGAGTCGTGAATGA
- a CDS encoding MFS transporter, translating into MPTAPTSTGSTSAAPTSTGSPPSSATSYTRLFAIPGARAFTLGNLIARFPQGMFSISAVIMISGSRGSYALAGAVTATGLVANALVGPWTARLVDRHGQARIAVPATVISACGSLALLLCVHFGAPNWTLFAAYLASATTPNTGGLSRARWAHLLKETPDALHTANSFEQAADELCYMLGPVAAAFLCGSLFPEAGTLVSVVLMVTGVLIFAAQRATEPPPHARTKATKTPLRARGMPPLLLAFLATGAIFGSLEVVTVAFADAQGHKVWAGGILALQAAGSCAAGLAYGAWRPAGPAARRHPLCVAAMAALMTLPLLAAWLTGSLYVLGGALLVAGMATAPTMVTGMTLVQQRTPTGQLNEGMTLAVTGILTGIACGSATGGAAVEHWGPTAAYTVPVTAAACALLLALYAYVRSARQGSR; encoded by the coding sequence ATGCCCACTGCTCCCACGTCCACCGGCTCCACCTCCGCCGCTCCCACGTCCACCGGCTCCCCGCCCTCCTCCGCCACGTCCTACACCCGACTGTTCGCCATCCCCGGCGCCCGCGCCTTCACCCTCGGCAACCTCATCGCCCGCTTCCCGCAAGGGATGTTCAGCATCAGCGCGGTGATCATGATCTCCGGCTCGCGCGGCTCGTACGCACTCGCGGGCGCCGTCACCGCCACAGGTCTGGTCGCCAACGCGCTCGTCGGACCGTGGACGGCCCGCCTCGTGGACCGCCACGGCCAGGCGCGGATCGCGGTCCCGGCCACCGTCATATCGGCCTGCGGCTCGCTCGCCCTGCTCCTGTGCGTGCACTTCGGGGCGCCCAACTGGACGTTGTTCGCCGCCTACTTGGCGTCCGCGACGACCCCCAACACGGGCGGCCTGTCCCGGGCCCGCTGGGCGCACCTCCTTAAGGAGACCCCGGACGCCCTGCACACGGCGAACTCCTTCGAGCAGGCGGCGGACGAGCTCTGCTACATGCTCGGCCCCGTAGCGGCCGCCTTCCTGTGCGGCTCGCTGTTCCCGGAGGCGGGCACCCTGGTCAGCGTCGTGCTCATGGTGACCGGCGTACTGATCTTCGCCGCGCAACGGGCGACGGAACCGCCGCCCCACGCGCGTACGAAGGCGACGAAAACGCCGCTACGCGCGCGTGGCATGCCGCCTCTGCTGCTCGCCTTCCTCGCCACGGGCGCGATCTTCGGCTCGCTCGAAGTGGTCACCGTCGCCTTCGCCGACGCGCAGGGCCACAAGGTGTGGGCGGGCGGCATCCTGGCGCTCCAGGCGGCGGGCTCCTGCGCCGCGGGCCTGGCCTACGGGGCGTGGCGACCGGCGGGCCCGGCGGCCCGCCGCCATCCGCTCTGCGTGGCGGCGATGGCGGCCCTGATGACGCTGCCCCTGCTCGCCGCCTGGCTCACGGGCTCCCTGTACGTCCTCGGGGGCGCGCTCCTTGTCGCGGGCATGGCCACGGCACCGACGATGGTGACCGGCATGACCCTGGTCCAACAGCGCACGCCCACCGGCCAGTTGAACGAGGGCATGACGCTCGCCGTGACCGGCATCCTCACGGGCATCGCCTGCGGCTCCGCGACGGGCGGCGCCGCGGTGGAGCACTGGGGCCCCACCGCGGCGTACACGGTGCCGGTCACGGCGGCGGCGTGCGCGCTACTGCTGGCGCTGTACGCGTACGTACGGTCCGCCCGCCAGGGATCCCGCTAA
- the dacB gene encoding D-alanyl-D-alanine carboxypeptidase/D-alanyl-D-alanine endopeptidase — translation MRRRKGSRWALPAVAVVVAATLSWGAPAGADSTPSGLPEAIDTILGDARMEGGAASVVVADAKTGETLYQHNPTGRLMPASNTKLATSTAAMGVLGPDYRFGTDVLAGGRVRSGVLDGDLYLRGTGDPTTLAADYDKLAADVAAAGVKRVSGRLVADDTRFDDHRIGDTWGGDDESSYYAAQISALSVAPDTDYDTGTVIVEVKPGAKAGDKPAVSVTPKNRYVHIDMRASTVGAGGDDTVAVERRHGTNTISVSGTVPVGGDTTKEWVTVWEPTGYAASVFRDALTAHGVKVGGSTKLGRATPAGAKRLAAHESMPLKDLLIPFMKLSNNMHAESLTKAMGYKATGRPGSWGDGIDAVADYLKGAGVDASKLRQVDGSGLSRKDNFAARQLADLLLSVQDEPWYADWYKSLPVACDPDRFVGGTLRSRMCDTPAALNARGKTGSLTGASALSGYVKDADGRLLVYSVVQNNYLVDSVKPLEDAIVVTLAKSTSKEATAAVPKSTRAVPAAERDGDLECSWRKPATC, via the coding sequence ATGAGGAGACGTAAGGGATCGAGATGGGCCCTGCCCGCCGTAGCCGTCGTCGTTGCCGCCACGCTGAGTTGGGGAGCGCCCGCCGGCGCCGATTCCACCCCCAGTGGGCTGCCGGAGGCGATCGACACGATTCTCGGGGACGCGCGGATGGAGGGCGGCGCGGCGAGTGTCGTCGTGGCCGACGCGAAGACCGGGGAGACCCTGTACCAGCACAATCCGACCGGGCGGCTGATGCCCGCCTCCAACACGAAGCTCGCCACCTCCACCGCGGCGATGGGGGTCCTCGGCCCCGACTACCGGTTCGGCACGGACGTGCTCGCCGGTGGGCGGGTGCGGAGCGGGGTGCTCGACGGGGACCTGTATCTGCGCGGCACCGGGGACCCGACCACCCTCGCCGCCGACTACGACAAGCTCGCCGCCGACGTCGCCGCGGCCGGTGTGAAGCGGGTCAGCGGGCGGCTGGTCGCCGACGACACCCGGTTCGACGACCACCGGATCGGTGACACCTGGGGCGGCGACGACGAGTCCTCGTACTACGCCGCCCAGATCTCGGCCCTCAGCGTCGCCCCGGACACCGACTACGACACCGGGACCGTCATCGTCGAGGTGAAGCCCGGCGCCAAGGCGGGGGACAAGCCGGCCGTCAGCGTCACGCCGAAGAACCGCTACGTGCACATCGACATGCGGGCGTCCACCGTTGGGGCCGGGGGAGACGACACCGTCGCCGTCGAGCGGCGGCACGGGACCAACACCATCTCCGTGAGCGGCACCGTGCCGGTGGGCGGTGACACCACCAAGGAGTGGGTGACCGTGTGGGAGCCGACCGGGTACGCGGCCTCCGTGTTCCGGGACGCGCTCACCGCGCACGGGGTGAAGGTCGGCGGGTCCACCAAGCTGGGGCGGGCCACGCCCGCGGGCGCGAAGCGGCTCGCCGCGCACGAGTCCATGCCCCTGAAGGACCTGCTGATCCCGTTCATGAAGCTCTCCAACAACATGCACGCCGAGTCCCTCACCAAGGCCATGGGGTACAAGGCGACCGGAAGGCCCGGGAGTTGGGGTGACGGCATCGACGCCGTCGCCGACTATCTGAAGGGCGCCGGGGTCGACGCCAGCAAGCTGCGGCAGGTCGACGGGTCCGGGCTCTCGCGCAAGGACAACTTCGCCGCCCGGCAGCTCGCCGACCTCCTCCTCTCCGTACAGGACGAGCCCTGGTACGCCGACTGGTACAAGTCGCTGCCCGTGGCCTGCGACCCGGACCGGTTCGTCGGCGGGACGCTGCGGAGCCGGATGTGCGACACGCCCGCCGCTCTCAACGCCCGGGGGAAAACCGGGTCGTTGACGGGCGCGTCGGCGCTGTCCGGGTACGTGAAGGATGCCGACGGGCGGCTGCTCGTCTACAGCGTCGTCCAGAACAACTACCTCGTCGACTCCGTGAAGCCGCTCGAGGACGCCATCGTCGTGACCCTCGCGAAGTCGACCTCGAAGGAGGCGACGGCCGCCGTGCCGAAGTCCACGCGCGCCGTGCCGGCCGCCGAGCGGGACGGCGACCTGGAGTGCTCGTGGCGCAAGCCGGCCACATGCTGA